Below is a genomic region from Bacillus mycoides.
TGTTAGCGAAAGATATTGTCGCAAGTCGTTTAGATACAGGGATTTCTTTCACAGAATTCACGTACCAAATCTTGCAAGCGATGGATTTTCATCATTTATACACAAAAGAAGATGTTCAATTGCAAATTGGTGGTAGTGATCAATGGGGAAATATTACGAGTGGTTTAGATTTAATTCGTAAGTTAGAAGGTCATGAAGCGAAAGTATTCGGATTAACGATTCCATTATTATTAAAATCAGATGGTACGAAGTTTGGTAAATCAGCAGGTGGTGCTATTTGGCTTGATCCGGAAAAGACAACACCGTTTGAATTTTACCAGTTCTGGGTGAATACAGATGACCGTGATGTAATTAAATACTTGAAATACTTTACGTTCTTAACGAAAGAGCGAATTGATGAATTAGCAGCGAAGGTAGAAACAGAGCCTCATAAACGTGAAGCACAAAAAGTATTAGCGGAAGAAATGACGAAATTCGTTCATGGAGAAGAAGCATTTTTACAGGCAGTGAAAATTACAGCAGCGTTATTTAGCGGAGATATTAAGTCGTTAACAGCTGATGAAATTGAACAAGGCTTTAAAGAGATGCCGACATTCCAATCTTCAAAAGAGACGAAAAATATCGTAGAGTGGCTAGTTGATTTAGGAATTGAACCTTCTAGACGTCAAGCGCGTGAAGATATTAATAATGGGGCTATATCTATGAATGGTGAAAAAGTAACGGATGTGGGTACAGATGTTACTGTAGAAAATTCATTTGATGGACGATTCATCATTATTCGTAAAGGGAAGAAGAACTACAGCTTAGTGGAATTAGGAGAATAGTTCTTGTGAAAGAGCGGAAGTAGGGAAGATATCTACTTCCGCTCTTTTCATATACACAATTTCGACATAAAAAAGTCAGTATATTTTGATAATTAAAGAGGTTATATTATTCTTTTGTCGAATAAATAAGTTAGAGAAAATTACGGATAAAGTGAAACTTTAATCAGTGGGGGGTTTTGTACATCCCCACTGATTATCAGCCCGCAAATAGCGGGATAAAAATAGCCCGAACCATGCAGGGCATGATTCGGGCTTATATTCAGATTAGTATGCTAAGCTGAATAGACCTTTAATGTGTGATAAGTAACGAACGTTACTTGCTTCTTTCATTAATGATGCTGGTAAACCTTTAAGCGGAGTATTGCTTGCTCCGATTGTAGCAACAGCATCTTTACGTCCTAGACTAGCAAGTGTTCCAGAGTTGATAGGTGCGAACTCTTCGAATGCTTTGCCTTCTAGTGCTGCGTATAAGTTGTATCCAATTAACTCACCCATTTGCCAAGCGATTTGTGCAGTTGGTGGGTATGGACGACCGTCTGGAGAGAAGACAACAGCGCTGTCTCCAGCAACGAATACGTCTTTGTGAGAAGTAGATTGTAGATGTGCATCAACAGTTGCACGACCGCGGTTTACTTCAAGACCTGATTCACCAATTAATGGATTACCTTGTACGCCGCCTGTCCAAACGAATGTGTTAGCAACGATTTTTTGACCGTCTTTTAAGTCGATTTCATTACCAGCAACGTTTGTTACAGGAAGACCTGTTAAGAATGTAACACCGCGTGCTTCTAAGCTAGCAGTTGCACGTTCGATTAAGTGGTCTGGTAATACTGGAAGGATTTTTGGACCTGCTTCAACAAGAAGAAGTTTAACTTCTTTTGGATTTACGCCGTGGCTTTTTGCAAGTTTAGGCATAATGTCAGCAAGCTCACCAACTAGCTCAACGCCAGTTAATCCGCCACCACCGATTACGATTGTAGCATCAGCTTCGTTTTTCGTTTTAGCGTATTCACGAATACGGTCTTCAACGTGTTTGTAGATTTTGTTTGCATCAGCAGCAGATTTTAATACCATGCTGTTTTCTTCTAGTCCTGGAATACCGAAGTAAGCAGTTTTACTTCCTAAAGCAACTACAAGTGCATCGTAAGATAGCGTAGTGCCACCAGCTAGTTTGATTTCTTTGCTATCAACTGAGAATGACTCAACTGTTGCAATTTTAAGATCGATGTCTTTACCTTTGAAAAGCTTTGTAAGTGGCATTGCAATTGCTTGCTCAGCAACGTTACCAGCTGCAAGGCGGTGTAGTTCAGTGATGATTTGGTGCGTTGGGTATTGGTTAATCACTGTAACTTGTGCTTCTGATTTGCTGTAATATTTACGTACGTTTAAAGCGGCAAGAAGACCGCCATAACCAGCGCCTAAGATGACAATTTGTTTTGACATAGTATGATATCCCCCGTCTTTACTAATTGTTGTTATAAGTTAAATTATTTATTGTTACGTTCTGCACTAATTTGAAGGTATGCGTTCACAAAGCGGAACATTTTTTGTGCTTGTGGGTCTTTTAGTAATTTTAATAGACCGAACAGGCCGATAACTTCGTTGCTTTCATCAGCACGATCTTTCGCTTCGATAGCAGTTGCAGCCATGCTTTTCACTGTATCCTTTACAGGTTCTACAAGCTCTGTGATTGCACTAACAGTGTCGCTTTTTAATACTTCATCAGTAGCAACAGTTTGAGCGAAGTCATAAGACTTAGTTAAAATGTTAACAAGCTCAGTTAATTTTGGAAGCTGTTCTACTAGTGTTGTTAATGATTCTTGTACCTCAGGTTTTAACAACTGATCAAGTACATCAAGTTGTCCTTGGCTAGCAGAAATTTGTACAGTTTCTTGTTCTGGCTTTGTTTGAGTCATAGTTTCTGGCATCTCCAATTCTCCTTTACGATAGCAATACTCTTATTTTTGATAGATAAGATAGTAAACACTTGCGAAACTTTATACAAAGTTTCACAAAGCACAATAAAATGCCTTTAAATTTATGACAGCAAGTAAGCTGAAATCATAAATCCAAAACCATAATGTCCTACCTATTATTTATGAACTGTCCGATACATGGCTTGTCCGCATAATGGAAAGTTCCCTTATCGGAAAGTGTATATAATATATATCCTATATTATATACTATATACACGTATGTTAACATAAAAATGATTCCTAATTATTTGATATTGATTCTGTAACCTAGTACTGACAAGGCATGAAAGCGCATAAATTATTTTATCTATCTTAAAAATGTACATATATATAAAGAAAAAAAGGAGGAAATGGACAAATTTATGTTCATTTTTTCCTTTTTTTATTGTTCACCTTCTGTAATTAGCATTGATGTGTTACCGCTTTTTTCAAGGTGGCATTCGCCCCAAGTACAAAGAGAATCAAGAATGGATTCTAAAGACCAACCGTAGTCTGTAAGAGAATATTCTACTTTCGGTGGTACTTGATTGTATACCTTTCTTTGAATAACTCCGTCTTCTTCTAATTCGCGTAATTGCTGTGTTAACATCTTTTGTGTAATACCAGGCATGAGACGTTTTAATTCACTCGTTCTCTTTGTACCTTTCGTTAAGTGGCAAAGAATAACGACTTTCCATTTTCCGCCGATAACCTCTAAAGTCGCTTCAACGGGAATATTATATTTCTTCATATAAAAATCTCCTTTGATGAATGTAGATTTCAGTTCTCCAACAAAAGAAGCCAAATAATTTAAATGTTACTAAAAAGTACCTATAGCACTTTAAAGTACGTACTTTTTATTATGTTGAATATGTTCCATAATAGCATACGTAAGAGGGAAATGAGTAGTACGGTACTAAAAAGTGCCTATGTTACTTTTTGGTACCTATCGTACTTTAAAGTGCGTTCTTCAAAAAAAGAGTGAAGCCATTCATAATAGCATATATCAGCAGTAACATTATTTTTGTAGAAGATAAAAAGGCCTTTTTATCACACTATTATGATTGGATTTCTCGCATTAAGGAGGAGTTCAATTGAATTCATATACAGTATCTTCTTCAGCGGTACAGACGAATCGAAGAAGTATGTTTGCTTTATTAGCGCTAGCAATTAGTGCATTTGGAATTGGTACAACCGAATTTATTAGTGTCGGTTTATTACCATCTATTTCAGAGGATTTACATGTTTCTGTTACAACAGCGGGTTTAACCGTTTCTTTATATGCATTAGGGGTAGCGTTTGGTGCCCCAGTATTAACGTCATTAACAGCTAGTATGTCGCGAAAGACGTTATTAATGTGGATTATGATTATTTTCATTATTGGTAATGGAATTGCGTCAGTGGCAACAAGTTTTACTGTGTTGCTTATGGCTAGGGTTGTATCTGCGTTTGCACACGGCGTTTTTATGTCGATAGGATCCACAATTGCGGCTGCGCTTGTACCAGAGAATAAACGTGCAAGTGCAATTGCATTTATGTTTACTGGTTTAACTGTTGCGACGATTACAGGTGTACCAATTGGAACGTTTATTGGTCAACAATTTGGCTGGAGAGCATCTTTTATGGTGATTGTGGTCATTGGAATTGTTGCCTTAGTCGCAAACAGCATGTTAATTCCGTCTAACTTAAAAAAGGGTACACGAGTATCATTTCGTGATCAATTCAAACTTATCACGAACGGAAGACTCTTACTTGTTTTCGTCATTACTGCATTAGGATATGGAGGAACATTCGTAACATTTACGTATTTATCTCCGCTATTACAAGAAGTAACAGGATTTAAATCGAGTACCGTTACAATCATTTTGTTAGTGTACGGGATTGCAATTGCGATTGGGAATATGGTCGGCGGAAAATTATCGAATCATAATCCAATTCGTGCACTATTTTACATGTTCTTTATTCAAGCAATTGTATTATTCGTACTAACATTTACAGCGCCGTTTCAAGTGGCGGGGCTTATCACAATTATTTTTATGGGGCTATTCGCGTTTATGAATGTTCCAGGACTACAAGTGTATGTCGTTATATTGGCTGAGCGTTTCGTGCCGAGTGCCGTTGATATCGCATCAGCAATGAATATTGCAGCATTTAACGCAGGAATTGCTCTTGGGGCTTATTTGGGCGGTATTGTAACGAACTCGTTAGGATTAATTCATACAGCTTGGGTAGGCGGCATTATGGTAGTAGGCGCTGTTATTTTAACAGCTTGGAGTATGAACTTAGAAAAAAGAGATCAAGCAAAATAAAGGAGAGAAAAATATAATGAAAAATTTACAAAGTAAAACAACATTGCATAACGGTGTGGAAATGCCTTGGTTCGGTTTAGGTGTATTTAAAGTAGAAGATGGACCGGAACTTGTAGAGGCTGTGAAAGTAGCCATTAAAGAAGGATACCGTAGCATTGATACAGCTGCGATTTATGGAAATGAAAAAGCAGTTGGAGAAGGCATTCGCGCTGGTATAAAAGAAGCAGGAATTTCTCGAGAAGATTTATTCATTACTTCAAAAGTGTGGAACGCAGATCAAGGATATGAAACGACACTTGCTGCATACGAAGAGAGCTTAAAAAAATTAGAACTAGATTATTTAGATTTATATCTTGTCCATTGGCCTGTTGAAGGGAAATATAAAGATTCGTGGAGAGCGTTAGAAACACTTTATAAAGAAGAACGCGTGCGTGCAATTGGCGTAAGTAACTTCCAAATCCATCATCTGAAAGACGTACTGGAAGGTGCGGAAATTAAGCCGATGATTAACCAAGTAGAGTATCACCCGCGTTTAACGCAGAAAGAACTACAAGCTTTCTGTAAAGAACAAGGAATCCAAATGGAAGCATGGTCACCACTTATGCAAGGGCAATTATTAGATAATGAAACTTTACAAGAAGTTGCTGATAAGTACGGTAAAACAACAGCGCAAATCATTTTACGTTGGGATCTTCAAAATGAAGTTGTAACGATTCCGAAATCAACGAAAGAACAGCGTATTATTGCGAATGCTAATATATTCGACTTCGAATTAACAAAAGAAGATATGGAAAAGATTGATGCTTTAAATCAGAACCACCGCGTTGGTCCAGATCCTGATAACTTTGATTTCTAATAGAGGTAAGTTCAAAGGGTGCAAAAAAGTTTGCACTCTTTTTTGTTTTGTCTATGCATAAAAAACTTTTCTAACTAAATAATACATAGTAGTAAATTTGTTATTTTATAAGGGGTTGTAGACATGAATATAAAACGATCGTTCAAGCTAATGGCCGCTTTTTTGAGTGTTTTATTTGTATTTGCGAACTTATTATTCCCACTTCAAAAGGCATCCGCAGAGGTTATGGATCACACGAAGTATCAAATGGATTGGAGTTATAGTAAGTCAAAGAAAAAACCAATTCGAACAGAGCTTATTAAAACAGCAGATGGCAAAATTGCTTTTTGCTTAAATGTGGATTTGAAATCTCCGAGCGGCCAAGATTTACCTGAAATGGGTAAAGTAGATATTAACGTATACCGTGTACTATTAAACGGGTATCCGCAGAAGAGCCCACAAGAATTAGGTGTTTCCGATTGGAGAGAGGCACATTACGCAACGCAGCTTGCGGTGTGGAATGCGTTAAAACAAATTGATATTAACGATTTAGATTTCCGTAATAAAAATGTAGAAAAAGTAACGAAAGATATAGTTGCAAAAGCAAGCGCTAGTGAGGAACTACAAGAAATTACGATGAGTGTAGTACCATCAGAAGAACAAGAGGCAGTATTAAAAAATGAGTTTTTTGAAACAGGTTTATACACAGTGCAAACAAATGCAAAAAGTGGAACGTATAAAGTGCAAGCAACAGGTGCACCAGAAGGCGCGAAGTTCGTAAATGAAAAAGGCGAGGGAAAAACAGAATTTAATGTAGGAGAAAAGTTCCGCATTTTAATTCCGAAACAAACACCATCGGGTGGATTTAGCTTTAAAGTATCAGGGAATTTAACGAAACTACAAGGAATTGCACATAAAGGAACACCGACAATTCAAAATGCAGTTGTATTATTAGAGCGTAGTGAAGAGAAAACAAGTCCAGAGTTGGCGGTAAGTTGGAAAAAAGCAAATGGTCATGATAATAAACCAAATAAACCCTATACACCAAATGAACCACATAAACCGAATCAATATAACAGATGATGAAAAAAAGCTCGTAAACATTATGTTTACGAGCTTTTTCTATTACTCAGCTTCAGAAACAACTGTGAAGCGTTCGTTTACATGTTTTGGATTTTCGATTTCATCAAGTGCTGCTACCGCAAAGTCTTCGTAACTTACGTAGCTATCACCTTTCGCATTAACAAGAAGGTTGTCTTTGCCAGCTGTATAAGAGCCAGTGCGTTTTCCTAATGCGAATAGTGCAGAAGGGCTAATGAATGTCCAAGTAATATCATTTGTTTGATTTAGGATTTCTAAGTTTTTACCTTGGTTTTGAGCTGTTGCAAGATATTCATTTGGGAATCCTGGTGTATCAAATACACGTGTTGTTTTCTCTTCGTCTACAAATAAGCTACCAGCGCCGCCAACAACAAGTAATTTTGTATTAGGTGCACCTTTCATAGCTTCGATAAGTACGTTTCCTGCATCTACGTGAAGGTGTTC
It encodes:
- the tyrS gene encoding tyrosine--tRNA ligase, whose amino-acid sequence is MNIIDELEWRGAVNQQTDEEGLRKLVEEKKISLYCGVDPTGDSMHIGHLIPFMMMKRFQLAGHHPVILIGGATGTIGDPSGRQSERQLQTLEVVQHNVDALTAQMKKLFDFGGNSEVKMVNNYDWTHKINIIEFLRDYGKNFSINSMLAKDIVASRLDTGISFTEFTYQILQAMDFHHLYTKEDVQLQIGGSDQWGNITSGLDLIRKLEGHEAKVFGLTIPLLLKSDGTKFGKSAGGAIWLDPEKTTPFEFYQFWVNTDDRDVIKYLKYFTFLTKERIDELAAKVETEPHKREAQKVLAEEMTKFVHGEEAFLQAVKITAALFSGDIKSLTADEIEQGFKEMPTFQSSKETKNIVEWLVDLGIEPSRRQAREDINNGAISMNGEKVTDVGTDVTVENSFDGRFIIIRKGKKNYSLVELGE
- a CDS encoding NAD(P)/FAD-dependent oxidoreductase — protein: MSKQIVILGAGYGGLLAALNVRKYYSKSEAQVTVINQYPTHQIITELHRLAAGNVAEQAIAMPLTKLFKGKDIDLKIATVESFSVDSKEIKLAGGTTLSYDALVVALGSKTAYFGIPGLEENSMVLKSAADANKIYKHVEDRIREYAKTKNEADATIVIGGGGLTGVELVGELADIMPKLAKSHGVNPKEVKLLLVEAGPKILPVLPDHLIERATASLEARGVTFLTGLPVTNVAGNEIDLKDGQKIVANTFVWTGGVQGNPLIGESGLEVNRGRATVDAHLQSTSHKDVFVAGDSAVVFSPDGRPYPPTAQIAWQMGELIGYNLYAALEGKAFEEFAPINSGTLASLGRKDAVATIGASNTPLKGLPASLMKEASNVRYLSHIKGLFSLAY
- a CDS encoding DUF1641 domain-containing protein, translated to MPETMTQTKPEQETVQISASQGQLDVLDQLLKPEVQESLTTLVEQLPKLTELVNILTKSYDFAQTVATDEVLKSDTVSAITELVEPVKDTVKSMAATAIEAKDRADESNEVIGLFGLLKLLKDPQAQKMFRFVNAYLQISAERNNK
- a CDS encoding winged helix-turn-helix transcriptional regulator, whose translation is MKKYNIPVEATLEVIGGKWKVVILCHLTKGTKRTSELKRLMPGITQKMLTQQLRELEEDGVIQRKVYNQVPPKVEYSLTDYGWSLESILDSLCTWGECHLEKSGNTSMLITEGEQ
- a CDS encoding MFS transporter, which translates into the protein MFALLALAISAFGIGTTEFISVGLLPSISEDLHVSVTTAGLTVSLYALGVAFGAPVLTSLTASMSRKTLLMWIMIIFIIGNGIASVATSFTVLLMARVVSAFAHGVFMSIGSTIAAALVPENKRASAIAFMFTGLTVATITGVPIGTFIGQQFGWRASFMVIVVIGIVALVANSMLIPSNLKKGTRVSFRDQFKLITNGRLLLVFVITALGYGGTFVTFTYLSPLLQEVTGFKSSTVTIILLVYGIAIAIGNMVGGKLSNHNPIRALFYMFFIQAIVLFVLTFTAPFQVAGLITIIFMGLFAFMNVPGLQVYVVILAERFVPSAVDIASAMNIAAFNAGIALGAYLGGIVTNSLGLIHTAWVGGIMVVGAVILTAWSMNLEKRDQAK
- a CDS encoding aldo/keto reductase, which encodes MKNLQSKTTLHNGVEMPWFGLGVFKVEDGPELVEAVKVAIKEGYRSIDTAAIYGNEKAVGEGIRAGIKEAGISREDLFITSKVWNADQGYETTLAAYEESLKKLELDYLDLYLVHWPVEGKYKDSWRALETLYKEERVRAIGVSNFQIHHLKDVLEGAEIKPMINQVEYHPRLTQKELQAFCKEQGIQMEAWSPLMQGQLLDNETLQEVADKYGKTTAQIILRWDLQNEVVTIPKSTKEQRIIANANIFDFELTKEDMEKIDALNQNHRVGPDPDNFDF
- a CDS encoding thioester domain-containing protein, whose protein sequence is MNIKRSFKLMAAFLSVLFVFANLLFPLQKASAEVMDHTKYQMDWSYSKSKKKPIRTELIKTADGKIAFCLNVDLKSPSGQDLPEMGKVDINVYRVLLNGYPQKSPQELGVSDWREAHYATQLAVWNALKQIDINDLDFRNKNVEKVTKDIVAKASASEELQEITMSVVPSEEQEAVLKNEFFETGLYTVQTNAKSGTYKVQATGAPEGAKFVNEKGEGKTEFNVGEKFRILIPKQTPSGGFSFKVSGNLTKLQGIAHKGTPTIQNAVVLLERSEEKTSPELAVSWKKANGHDNKPNKPYTPNEPHKPNQYNR
- a CDS encoding NAD(P)-dependent oxidoreductase, whose amino-acid sequence is MKIGIIGATGKAGSRILKEALDRGHEVTAIVRSAAKITEENVKILEKDVFTLTSNDLQAFDVVVNAFGAPAGQEHLHVDAGNVLIEAMKGAPNTKLLVVGGAGSLFVDEEKTTRVFDTPGFPNEYLATAQNQGKNLEILNQTNDITWTFISPSALFALGKRTGSYTAGKDNLLVNAKGDSYVSYEDFAVAALDEIENPKHVNERFTVVSEAE